In Spinacia oleracea cultivar Varoflay chromosome 5, BTI_SOV_V1, whole genome shotgun sequence, a single window of DNA contains:
- the LOC110786155 gene encoding uncharacterized protein isoform X2: protein MARDECPELKKFATRILGLTCSSSGCERNWCAFEMVHIKKRNRLHAQKMNDLVFVMYNLKLKQKQLKRASKYQPPVVPVLDDLSSDDEWITEIEDPVLPEDGAWLNVLDRAARRAAKEASNIMPGNEEEINQSQNAGVEQLVISDDENDVAACVASNEVHDSGNLETDFGDGDGDDYDYDDLNVTGTGTSGALNDFIDDGNFCYDEN, encoded by the exons ATGGCCAGGGATGAATGCCCAGAACTGAAGAAATTTGCTACAAGAATTTTGGGCTTAACATGTAGCTCATCTGGTTGTGAACGGAACTGGTGTGCTTTTGAGATG GTGCATATAAAGAAGAGGAACCGTTTACACGCCCAAAAGATGAATGATCTGGTGTTTGTAATGTACAACCTTAAATTGAAGCAAAAACAACTAAAGCGAGCTTCCAAGTATCAACCCCCAGTTGTTCCTGTTTTAGATGACTTGTCATCAGATGATGAATGGATAACAGAAATTGAGGATCCTGTTCTTCCAGAAGATGGAGCATGGTTGAATGTCCTTGATAGAGCAGCAAGAAGAGCAGCTAAAGAAGCCTCGAATATAATGCCTGGGAATGAGGAAGAAATCAATCAATCACAAA ATGCGGGTGTCGAGCAACTTGTAATCAGTGACGACGAGAATGATGTGGCTGCTTGTGTTGCTTCAAATGAGGTTCATGATTCTGGAAACTTAGAAACTGATTTTGgggatggtgatggtgatgattatgattatgatgATCTCAATGTCACGGGAACAGGAACATCGGGGGCATTAAATGATTTCATTGATGACGGAAATTTCTGCTATGATGAAAATTAA
- the LOC110786155 gene encoding uncharacterized protein isoform X1, producing the protein MVHDPEERVTIDLQIDNFHNARGLFGLPTAVMTRDKKISRDECPELKKFATRILGLTCSSSGCERNWCAFEMVHIKKRNRLHAQKMNDLVFVMYNLKLKQKQLKRASKYQPPVVPVLDDLSSDDEWITEIEDPVLPEDGAWLNVLDRAARRAAKEASNIMPGNEEEINQSQNAGVEQLVISDDENDVAACVASNEVHDSGNLETDFGDGDGDDYDYDDLNVTGTGTSGALNDFIDDGNFCYDEN; encoded by the exons ATGGTCCATGACCCTGAAGAGAGAGTTACAATTGATTTGCAAATCGATAACTTTCATAATGCAAGAGGGTTGTTTGGATTGCCTACTGCTGTGATGACAAGAGATAAAAAAATCTCCAG GGATGAATGCCCAGAACTGAAGAAATTTGCTACAAGAATTTTGGGCTTAACATGTAGCTCATCTGGTTGTGAACGGAACTGGTGTGCTTTTGAGATG GTGCATATAAAGAAGAGGAACCGTTTACACGCCCAAAAGATGAATGATCTGGTGTTTGTAATGTACAACCTTAAATTGAAGCAAAAACAACTAAAGCGAGCTTCCAAGTATCAACCCCCAGTTGTTCCTGTTTTAGATGACTTGTCATCAGATGATGAATGGATAACAGAAATTGAGGATCCTGTTCTTCCAGAAGATGGAGCATGGTTGAATGTCCTTGATAGAGCAGCAAGAAGAGCAGCTAAAGAAGCCTCGAATATAATGCCTGGGAATGAGGAAGAAATCAATCAATCACAAA ATGCGGGTGTCGAGCAACTTGTAATCAGTGACGACGAGAATGATGTGGCTGCTTGTGTTGCTTCAAATGAGGTTCATGATTCTGGAAACTTAGAAACTGATTTTGgggatggtgatggtgatgattatgattatgatgATCTCAATGTCACGGGAACAGGAACATCGGGGGCATTAAATGATTTCATTGATGACGGAAATTTCTGCTATGATGAAAATTAA